CTCGCGATCAGTATTTAAGGACACATGAAGCAGGTTGGCTGGCTAATTTCAAAGTATCTTGTTTCGACGATCGTCCCGTATTTCGTCTTTTCATGGCTGCTTCTGAGTGTAATTCTGTTTGTTCAACAGGCTAGTCGCTATACGGATATCTTCTTCAGCGTAAATATTCCGGCCAATCTTATCTGGCAATTGACAGTGGCCCTTGTGCCGAATGTTATCGCTTTTACTTGCCCGATGGCGATGCTCGTCGGAACCATCATCGGGCTGACAAAGATGCAGGGAGATAGCGAACTCGTCGCGATCCGGGCGGCCGGCGTCGGCAATCTGCAGATAGCTCTGCCGATCGTGGCTTTGGGCATTGTAATGTCGGGATTTGCGTTCTTCGTAAACCTCGAGGGCGTTCCGCTTGCCGCATCGCTGGTTCGCAGCGTTGCCCTGCAAACTGCGATCAGAAAGCTTGAATCTCCTATCGAACCCGGTGTTTTTAACACCGAGGTCAATGGATACACGATCTATGTCAAAGGCGGCGATCTCGAGACGCGGACCTGGAAGAACATTTTTATTTATAACGAAGATGCGGTGAATCGGAGTCTGCGTCTGATAACGTCAAGGAATGGGCGGATCGATACAACGGGGCAGCAGTCAGAACTCGTTCTCGAAAATGCAACAGTTTCAACACTGCCTCTCGAGCCCGGCGCCGGCAAGTATGTATCGGAAAACATTAGCGACGTCCGCTTCGCTATCAAGACGAAGCGAAGCGAGATCGTTGAAAGGCTGAGCCTGCAAGAGCTTCGGCCGGAAGAATTAGGACTTCAGCAGCTTTCGGAATATGCGACGACAAAAGACGGGGGTGAGAGGACGGAGGCCCAGATCTTGTGGCAGCGGCGCATAATCCTCTCGGTGACCCCTCTGATCTTTTGCCTGCTGGGAACGGTTATCGTCCTGCGGTTCAATCGCGGCGGGCGTGGGTTTGGGATCGCAGTGGCCCTTGGGGTCCTGGTCGGGTTCTATTTGCTTACTTTCCTTGGAGAACAGTTGGCCAGGGTTGGTGCGATCAGCGTGCTTGTTAGCGGCCTGATACCCTTTGCCGGCAGCCTGGCTGCGATCATCTGGCTCAGTCTTTCGCGAAATCTCCACGTCCTTCGTATCCCAGTAGATTTGCTGATCGAAAGGCTTGAGAAGCTCCGTAAACGGCCCGAACACGTTCAAACTCGCAATATCTTCGTGGATCTGACAACGGGGCTTCGTGACTTCGACCTGATCCTGAATCTTGTAACGAATTTTTCGTTCACGCTGCTGTTCTTGTCGGCTATTTTCATGATATTCACTGCCTTCGAACTCTGGAAATTCGCAGGGACGATCGATGGCGGGACATATCTGCTCGGTAAATATCTATTTTACTTGTTGCCCTTCGTTTATCTGCAGATATCGCCATCGGCGGCGATGATAGCGACCCTTGCGACATACGTGATCAAATCGCGGAATAACGAGATCGTAACGTGGACATCTGCGGGCCAAAGCGTCTATCGGCTGCTGGTTCCTTGTTTTCTCTTAACACTGCTGCTTGGGGCAGGGAACTGGCTGGTTCAGGAAAAGTTGCTGCCGGGTTCAAACCAGCGGCAGGACGAGACCCGTATCCTGATACGCAACCGCGGCGTTCCTGTTGCTCCGCCGGGGAAGTACTGGGTGGCCAACGACAAGCGTATTTATTCCTTCGAATTCGCGTCTGATAACGCAAAACCGTCGGGGCAGGCGGTACTAAATAGGGCTGAGTCTGATAATAGGCAG
This sequence is a window from Acidobacteriota bacterium. Protein-coding genes within it:
- a CDS encoding LptF/LptG family permease, translated to MKQVGWLISKYLVSTIVPYFVFSWLLLSVILFVQQASRYTDIFFSVNIPANLIWQLTVALVPNVIAFTCPMAMLVGTIIGLTKMQGDSELVAIRAAGVGNLQIALPIVALGIVMSGFAFFVNLEGVPLAASLVRSVALQTAIRKLESPIEPGVFNTEVNGYTIYVKGGDLETRTWKNIFIYNEDAVNRSLRLITSRNGRIDTTGQQSELVLENATVSTLPLEPGAGKYVSENISDVRFAIKTKRSEIVERLSLQELRPEELGLQQLSEYATTKDGGERTEAQILWQRRIILSVTPLIFCLLGTVIVLRFNRGGRGFGIAVALGVLVGFYLLTFLGEQLARVGAISVLVSGLIPFAGSLAAIIWLSLSRNLHVLRIPVDLLIERLEKLRKRPEHVQTRNIFVDLTTGLRDFDLILNLVTNFSFTLLFLSAIFMIFTAFELWKFAGTIDGGTYLLGKYLFYLLPFVYLQISPSAAMIATLATYVIKSRNNEIVTWTSAGQSVYRLLVPCFLLTLLLGAGNWLVQEKLLPGSNQRQDETRILIRNRGVPVAPPGKYWVANDKRIYSFEFASDNAKPSGQAVLNRAESDNRQLVYDGSVNSRMAASDNVKAKAVAINSLNDVGDWQRESAAVKAASDNAMLVIGEDDTLDLHEKINSIPIAPDRAIHQINADHGFFGSFGMISPSVILLSSNIASDNDKRVPGCTTSCVKGLIIYEFADNGERLQAVYRSDGAEWVDGKIRFIGEVERNDLRDGKITTLYLSNVEIAESVNPFAELRAKPNHLNTPELKRQLDAADSDVERRNLSVGLQKKYTTLFLPLVMALFTAPFALSLSRTGKAATVGYAVMLWLLFTGISTTFEQIGLNGLLSPGLSVWSPLFIFTFLGVFLLSKVRT